Proteins from a genomic interval of Chitinophagales bacterium:
- a CDS encoding nucleotidyltransferase family protein, translating into MSLQESQTEAQIFKPQYPITAIILAAGLSRRMGERNKLLLPIGGQTLIEKTVNTILQSNAEEIIVVVGHESVKLLHILKEKPVKMIKNPLYSLGMTTSIQAGVRSASKDSQGYMIVLGDLVHIQAKELDLLMHTFQNILEEENDSTPIVVPVFEGKRGNPILFHHHFREAILQHSDMNGCKGIIDTNSDCVVTVEMSSNHVLKDIDTPEDYDSVVGN; encoded by the coding sequence ATGAGCTTACAAGAATCACAAACCGAAGCACAAATCTTCAAACCTCAATATCCAATCACCGCCATCATTCTAGCGGCAGGACTTTCTCGAAGAATGGGAGAACGAAATAAATTGCTGCTTCCTATTGGTGGGCAAACCTTGATTGAAAAAACAGTCAATACAATTTTACAGTCCAATGCCGAGGAAATCATAGTTGTTGTAGGACATGAATCAGTTAAATTGCTGCATATTTTGAAGGAAAAACCCGTCAAAATGATAAAAAATCCCCTGTATTCACTCGGAATGACGACCTCCATACAGGCAGGTGTTCGATCAGCCTCAAAAGATTCACAAGGATACATGATTGTATTGGGAGATTTGGTACACATTCAAGCCAAAGAACTCGATTTACTCATGCACACCTTTCAAAACATTCTTGAAGAGGAAAACGACTCAACACCAATTGTCGTTCCCGTTTTTGAAGGAAAACGAGGTAATCCTATCCTTTTTCACCACCATTTTCGAGAAGCCATTTTACAACATTCCGATATGAACGGCTGCAAAGGTATCATTGACACAAATTCCGATTGTGTCGTCACTGTAGAAATGTCCAGTAACCACGTTTTGAAGGATATAGATACGCCAGAGGATTATGATTCAGTCGTTGGGAATTAG
- a CDS encoding SDR family oxidoreductase codes for MKLDGKTALITGGTKGIGYGVAEAMIHQGMKVAITGRTQATVNDAVNALNNIKSGYCIGIAADVRNFEEQQQAVDAVMDEWGQLDVLIANAGLGHFAKIGDLTPDQWNETIDVNLTGVFYSIKASLEALKASKGYIITIASLAGTNFFAGGAAYNASKFGLVGFTQAVMLDVRQDDIKVSTIMPGSVATYFNDHVPNEKDAWKIQSEDIGQIVVDLLKMPARTLPSKVEVRPSKPPTR; via the coding sequence ATGAAATTAGACGGTAAAACAGCCTTGATTACGGGCGGAACGAAGGGTATTGGTTATGGCGTTGCGGAAGCGATGATTCACCAAGGTATGAAGGTGGCAATTACGGGTCGAACACAAGCAACGGTGAATGATGCGGTTAATGCGCTCAACAACATAAAAAGCGGATATTGTATTGGCATTGCAGCAGATGTACGAAATTTTGAGGAGCAACAACAGGCGGTAGATGCGGTGATGGATGAATGGGGGCAATTGGATGTATTGATTGCCAATGCAGGTTTGGGGCATTTTGCCAAGATTGGAGATCTGACCCCTGATCAATGGAACGAAACAATTGATGTGAACTTAACTGGCGTTTTTTATAGCATCAAAGCATCTTTGGAGGCATTGAAGGCTTCAAAAGGCTACATCATCACGATTGCAAGTTTGGCAGGCACGAATTTCTTTGCAGGTGGAGCGGCTTATAATGCGAGTAAATTTGGATTGGTGGGTTTCACACAAGCGGTAATGTTGGATGTTCGACAAGACGACATCAAAGTGAGCACCATCATGCCTGGTTCGGTGGCGACTTACTTCAATGACCATGTACCGAATGAAAAGGATGCTTGGAAAATTCAGTCGGAAGATATTGGTCAAATCGTGGTGGACTTGCTGAAAATGCCTGCCCGAACATTGCCGAGTAAGGTGGAGGTGAGACCTTCAAAGCCGCCAACGAGATAA